A window of Aricia agestis chromosome 3, ilAriAges1.1, whole genome shotgun sequence contains these coding sequences:
- the LOC121725548 gene encoding eukaryotic translation initiation factor 4E type 2 isoform X2, whose product MTERKMCKFYNLNVPERRTAESVGLNHGHNDEDDRNPDERDPLEPYVPPHEHRLEYSYWMWFSRRPPARELAATTGYGQALRMVGRVASVEQWWGLYSHLARPYELPPLSDLHLFKLGIKPMWEDPANVNGGKWTVRLRKSQTVRAWEDLCMAMLGEQFMVGPELCGVVLSVRFQEDHLAVWHRTAADTAASARVRDAMRRILQLPASVPIEYKAHGDRLRASASRAQDDERAS is encoded by the exons ATGACAGAAAGGAAAATGTGCAAGTTCTATAATTTGAACGTGCCTGAACGCCGTACGGCCGAAAGCGTGGGCTTGAACCACGGACATAACGATGAGGACGATCGCAATCCCGACGAGAGGGATCCACTGGAACCTTACGTTCCACCACACGAGCACAGACTTGAGTATAGCTACTGGATGTGGTTCTCTAGACGACCACCCGCTAGAGAACTTGCTGCTACTACAGGTTATGGGCAG GCTCTCAGGATGGTTGGTCGTGTAGCGTCTGTGGAACAGTGGTGGGGTCTGTACTCTCACCTAGCCCGGCCCTATGAACTCCCACCCTTATCAGATTTGCATCTTTTCAAATTAGGCATTAAACCTATGTGGGAAGATCCAGCAAATGTCAATGGAGGTAAATGG ACAGTGAGACTCCGTAAGTCCCAAACTGTTCGGGCCTGGGAGGATCTGTGCATGGCAATGTTGGGCGAACAGTTCATGGTGGGGCCTGAGCTATGCGGCGTTGTGCTGTCTGT TCGTTTTCAGGAGGACCACCTCGCCGTATGGCACAGGACGGCGGCGGACACGGCGGCGTCGGCGCGCGTGCGAGATGCCATGCGGCGCATCCTGCAGCTGCCCGCCTCCGTACCCATTGAGTACAAGGCGCACGGCGACCGGCTGCGGGCGTCCGCGTCGCGCGCGCAGGACGACGAGCGCGCCTCGTAG
- the LOC121725548 gene encoding eukaryotic translation initiation factor 4E type 2 isoform X1 — protein sequence MTERKMCKFYNLNVPERRTAESVGLNHGHNDEDDRNPDERDPLEPYVPPHEHRLEYSYWMWFSRRPPARELAATTGYGQALRMVGRVASVEQWWGLYSHLARPYELPPLSDLHLFKLGIKPMWEDPANVNGGKWTVRLRKSQTVRAWEDLCMAMLGEQFMVGPELCGVVLSVRFQEDHLAVWHRTAADTAASARVRDAMRRILQLPASVPIEYKAHGDRLRASASRAQDDERAS from the exons ATGACAGAAAGGAAAATGTGCAAGTTCTATAATTTGAACGTGCCTGAACGCCGTACGGCCGAAAGCGTGGGCTTGAACCACGGACATAACGATGAGGACGATCGCAATCCCGACGAGAGGGATCCACTGGAACCTTACGTTCCACCACACGAGCACAGACTTGAGTATAGCTACTGGATGTGGTTCTCTAGACGACCACCCGCTAGAGAACTTGCTGCTACTACAGGTTATGGGCAG GCTCTCAGGATGGTTGGTCGTGTAGCGTCTGTGGAACAGTGGTGGGGTCTGTACTCTCACCTAGCCCGGCCCTATGAACTCCCACCCTTATCAGATTTGCATCTTTTCAAATTAGGCATTAAACCTATGTGGGAAGATCCAGCAAATGTCAATGGAGGTAAATGG ACAGTGAGACTCCGTAAGTCCCAAACTGTTCGGGCCTGGGAGGATCTGTGCATGGCAATGTTGGGCGAACAGTTCATGGTGGGGCCTGAGCTATGCGGCGTTGTGCTGTCTGTACGCTTTCAG GAGGACCACCTCGCCGTATGGCACAGGACGGCGGCGGACACGGCGGCGTCGGCGCGCGTGCGAGATGCCATGCGGCGCATCCTGCAGCTGCCCGCCTCCGTACCCATTGAGTACAAGGCGCACGGCGACCGGCTGCGGGCGTCCGCGTCGCGCGCGCAGGACGACGAGCGCGCCTCGTAG